One Sphingopyxis macrogoltabida genomic region harbors:
- a CDS encoding FAD-dependent oxidoreductase: MRLYQRPVHLRNHRHQELTAYGRRVIHTLPRRHFVAASAALALPGCATTAARTAAAKPACLHPVDAAPDRVIRTAAGLRPYRRSGFVVRADALGRKRLVHNYGHGGSGITMSWGTSKLAVDMGVAGHSGPVAVIGAGIVGLSTARLVQEAGFPVTVYAKALPPDTTSNVAGGQFHPFGLFDDDAVTPEWRRQFAAALDYSWRRFQIMVGDDYGVRWLTTYVEGTPEEPLMATFPPAARIVRAEEHPFPVERLWRYDTMYVETGRYLRQMIRDIEGAAGRIAIRNFSAPAELQTLPETLVFNCTGLGSHGLFGDTELTPIRGQLAILLPQPEVDYAFNGRAGYMFPRADGIVLGGSFERGEWLAEPQPERIARIVAAHQAQFGGFRCPA; encoded by the coding sequence CTGCGTCTATACCAACGACCAGTTCACCTCCGAAACCATCGACATCAAGAACTGACCGCTTATGGTCGGCGCGTGATTCACACGCTGCCCCGCCGCCATTTCGTCGCCGCCTCCGCGGCGCTTGCCCTGCCCGGCTGCGCGACGACCGCGGCGCGCACCGCGGCGGCGAAGCCCGCGTGCCTGCATCCCGTCGATGCCGCACCCGACCGCGTGATTCGCACCGCGGCCGGGCTCCGTCCCTATCGCCGCAGCGGCTTCGTCGTCCGCGCCGACGCGCTCGGTAGGAAACGGCTCGTTCACAACTACGGGCATGGCGGCTCGGGAATCACAATGAGCTGGGGAACGTCGAAGCTCGCGGTAGACATGGGAGTCGCGGGGCATAGCGGCCCGGTCGCGGTCATCGGCGCCGGCATCGTCGGCCTGTCGACCGCGCGGCTGGTGCAGGAAGCCGGTTTCCCGGTGACCGTTTACGCCAAGGCGCTGCCGCCCGACACGACCTCGAACGTCGCCGGAGGACAATTTCACCCCTTCGGCCTGTTCGACGACGATGCCGTCACGCCCGAATGGCGGCGCCAGTTCGCCGCCGCGCTCGACTATAGCTGGCGGCGCTTCCAGATCATGGTCGGTGACGATTATGGCGTCCGCTGGCTCACCACCTATGTCGAAGGCACGCCCGAAGAGCCTCTGATGGCCACCTTCCCGCCCGCGGCGCGGATCGTCCGCGCGGAAGAACATCCTTTCCCGGTCGAGCGACTGTGGCGTTACGATACGATGTATGTCGAGACCGGGCGCTATCTTCGCCAGATGATCCGCGACATCGAGGGCGCCGCCGGCCGGATCGCCATCCGCAATTTCTCCGCGCCCGCCGAGCTTCAGACGCTCCCCGAAACCCTCGTCTTCAACTGCACCGGACTCGGCTCGCACGGCCTGTTCGGTGACACCGAACTTACCCCGATCCGCGGCCAGCTCGCGATCCTGCTGCCGCAGCCCGAGGTCGATTACGCCTTCAATGGCCGCGCCGGTTATATGTTCCCGCGCGCCGACGGAATCGTCCTCGGCGGCAGTTTCGAGCGCGGCGAATGGCTCGCCGAGCCGCAGCCCGAACGCATCGCCCGGATCGTCGCGGCGCATCAGGCACAGTTCGGCGGCTTTCGCTGTCCCGCCTGA
- the hslU gene encoding ATP-dependent protease ATPase subunit HslU: MNKDLTPKAIVAALDTHIIGQDAAKRAVAVALRNRWRRQQLSPDLRDEVSPKNILMIGPTGCGKTEISRRLAKLADAPFIKVEATKFTEVGYVGRDVEQIARDLVEEAVRLEKDRRRDAVRAAAEEAAMERLLDALTGKGASEATRQSFRQRIREGHLDDSEVEIEVADAPGMPFELPGQPGQMSMINLSDMLGKAMGGLPKKRRKLKVIDAATRLIEEEQDKRLDQDDVARVALADAEANGIVFLDEIDKIAVSDVRGGSISREGVQRDLLPLIEGTTVATKYGPMKTDHILFIASGAFHVAKPSDLLPELQGRLPIRVELGALSEVDFVRILSETKAGLPEQYVALLGTEGVTLNFRPDAIARVAKLAAEVNEKVENIGARRLQTIMERLVEEISFTAEDAPGTTLDIDAAYVDRQLADVVGDTDLSKYVL, translated from the coding sequence ATGAACAAGGATTTGACGCCGAAGGCGATCGTTGCGGCGCTCGACACCCATATCATCGGCCAAGACGCCGCGAAGCGTGCGGTCGCGGTGGCGCTGCGCAATCGCTGGCGCCGCCAGCAACTGTCCCCTGACCTCCGCGACGAAGTGAGCCCAAAGAATATCCTGATGATCGGCCCGACGGGCTGCGGCAAGACCGAGATTTCGCGCCGCCTCGCCAAGCTCGCCGACGCACCGTTCATCAAGGTCGAGGCGACGAAATTTACCGAGGTCGGCTATGTCGGCCGCGACGTTGAGCAGATCGCCCGCGACCTCGTCGAGGAAGCGGTGCGGCTCGAAAAGGACCGCCGCCGCGACGCCGTGCGCGCCGCCGCCGAAGAAGCTGCCATGGAACGGCTGCTCGACGCGCTGACCGGCAAAGGGGCGAGCGAGGCGACCCGCCAGAGTTTCCGCCAGCGCATCCGGGAGGGCCATCTCGACGACAGCGAGGTCGAGATCGAGGTCGCCGACGCACCCGGCATGCCCTTCGAACTGCCCGGGCAGCCGGGGCAGATGAGCATGATTAACCTGTCCGACATGCTCGGCAAGGCGATGGGCGGGCTGCCCAAGAAGCGCCGCAAGCTTAAGGTCATCGATGCCGCGACGCGGCTCATCGAAGAAGAGCAGGACAAGCGCCTCGACCAGGACGATGTCGCGCGCGTCGCGCTCGCCGATGCCGAAGCCAACGGTATCGTCTTCCTCGACGAGATCGACAAGATCGCGGTCAGCGACGTGCGCGGCGGCTCGATAAGCCGCGAGGGCGTCCAGCGCGACCTGTTGCCGCTGATCGAGGGCACGACGGTCGCAACCAAATATGGCCCGATGAAGACCGACCATATCCTGTTCATCGCCTCGGGCGCCTTCCATGTCGCCAAGCCCAGCGACCTGCTGCCCGAACTGCAGGGCCGCCTGCCGATCCGCGTTGAACTGGGCGCGCTCAGCGAAGTCGATTTCGTACGCATTCTTTCGGAAACCAAGGCGGGTCTGCCCGAACAATATGTCGCGCTGCTCGGCACCGAGGGCGTGACGCTGAACTTCCGGCCCGATGCGATCGCGCGCGTCGCGAAGCTGGCGGCAGAGGTCAACGAAAAGGTCGAGAATATCGGTGCGCGGCGGCTCCAGACGATCATGGAACGGCTCGTCGAGGAGATCAGCTTCACCGCCGAGGATGCGCCCGGCACGACGCTCGATATCGACGCGGCCTATGTCGACCGCCAGCTCGCCGATGTCGTCGGCGACACCGACCTCAGCAAATATGTGCTCTGA
- a CDS encoding helix-turn-helix domain-containing protein translates to MADEEVAEQGELAITRTGDRLRLAREAAGLSLADIATRTRITQRHLKAIEKSDFSDLPGRTYVTGFARAYARAVDLPEAEIGASVRRELEEDEYGSRPLYEAYEPTDPARLPTARLTWTLVIVTALLASAYGVWRFLSVEPDEALIAAQNRAAEESEAPSTGAAATVPAKAGPAGAAVAADAPVVLTGVSEVWIGFDDATGKTENWRTLDPGETYQVPPAYIEQFTLRTSIPQALKVTVGGRDVGAIGPADTLVKGISLKPADLVARAGASAPATTPAPKTNR, encoded by the coding sequence ATGGCAGACGAAGAGGTCGCCGAGCAAGGCGAACTGGCGATCACGCGCACCGGCGATCGGCTTCGCCTGGCCCGCGAGGCGGCAGGACTGTCGCTCGCCGATATCGCGACGCGGACGCGCATCACCCAGCGTCACCTCAAAGCCATTGAAAAATCTGATTTTTCCGATCTTCCGGGGCGCACTTACGTCACTGGATTCGCGCGCGCCTACGCTCGCGCAGTCGACCTGCCCGAAGCCGAAATCGGTGCCTCGGTCCGCCGCGAGCTCGAAGAGGACGAATATGGCTCGCGGCCGCTTTACGAGGCCTATGAGCCAACCGATCCCGCCCGCCTGCCGACCGCCCGGCTGACCTGGACTTTGGTTATCGTCACCGCCCTGCTCGCTTCGGCCTATGGCGTCTGGCGCTTCCTGTCGGTCGAGCCCGACGAAGCCCTGATTGCCGCGCAGAATCGCGCCGCCGAAGAATCCGAAGCCCCATCGACGGGCGCTGCAGCAACGGTTCCAGCCAAAGCCGGCCCTGCGGGCGCGGCGGTCGCCGCCGATGCGCCGGTGGTGCTGACCGGCGTCTCGGAGGTCTGGATCGGTTTCGACGATGCGACCGGCAAGACCGAGAATTGGCGCACCCTCGATCCGGGCGAAACTTATCAGGTACCGCCTGCCTATATCGAACAGTTCACGCTGCGCACCAGCATCCCGCAGGCGCTCAAGGTCACCGTCGGCGGCCGCGACGTCGGAGCGATCGGCCCCGCCGACACGCTGGTCAAGGGCATCTCGCTGAAGCCCGCCGACCTTGTCGCGCGCGCCGGCGCGAGTGCGCCCGCGACAACGCCCGCACCGAAAACCAACCGCTGA
- a CDS encoding tetratricopeptide repeat protein — MTKRHIIFLGTAALALGAVVPAAQAQDAEIGKRVDRLEKEMRAVQRSVFPGGSPAFFEGEIAPDNTPGERVKSTAPVADLTARVDALEAQLQTLTGQTEQNSYQLRELEKQFAAYKAEMDKRFAAPAADVEATPASLTPVPAARPPAATPTTAAATPVKKPATPKPAAAAAATPDAARLALVKKVEIPATGNETEDGYNYGFRLWQAKLYPEAQAQLKQVVAKWPKSSQASYAQNLLGRAYLDEGKPSLAAVAFYNNYKDRPSGARAPHSLMYMGVALDKLGRKADACKAFREFDEVYGEKAPQDVRTDAAAAKTKAGC, encoded by the coding sequence ATGACAAAACGCCATATTATTTTCCTCGGAACCGCCGCGCTGGCGCTGGGCGCCGTCGTGCCCGCCGCGCAGGCGCAGGACGCCGAGATCGGCAAGCGCGTCGATCGGTTGGAAAAGGAAATGCGCGCGGTCCAGCGCTCGGTGTTCCCGGGCGGTAGCCCCGCTTTCTTCGAAGGCGAGATCGCGCCCGACAACACGCCCGGCGAGCGCGTCAAGAGCACGGCGCCGGTCGCCGACCTGACCGCGCGCGTCGATGCGCTCGAGGCGCAGCTCCAGACGCTGACCGGTCAGACCGAGCAAAACAGCTATCAGCTGCGCGAACTCGAAAAGCAGTTCGCGGCCTACAAGGCCGAAATGGACAAGAGGTTCGCGGCCCCCGCGGCCGACGTCGAAGCCACCCCCGCCAGCCTGACGCCGGTTCCGGCGGCAAGGCCGCCGGCAGCGACGCCGACCACCGCCGCGGCGACCCCGGTGAAAAAGCCCGCGACGCCCAAGCCGGCGGCGGCAGCGGCTGCGACCCCCGACGCGGCGCGGTTGGCGCTGGTCAAGAAGGTCGAAATTCCCGCAACAGGTAACGAGACCGAAGACGGCTACAACTATGGCTTTCGGCTATGGCAGGCCAAACTCTATCCCGAGGCGCAGGCGCAGCTCAAGCAGGTGGTCGCCAAATGGCCGAAGAGCAGCCAGGCGAGCTATGCGCAGAATTTGCTGGGCCGCGCCTATCTCGACGAGGGAAAGCCCAGCCTGGCCGCGGTCGCTTTCTACAACAATTACAAGGATCGCCCGAGCGGCGCGCGCGCGCCGCACAGCCTGATGTATATGGGCGTCGCGCTCGACAAGCTCGGCCGCAAGGCCGATGCATGCAAGGCGTTCCGCGAATTCGACGAGGTTTACGGGGAAAAGGCCCCGCAGGATGTCCGCACCGATGCTGCCGCCGCAAAAACAAAAGCAGGCTGCTGA
- the tilS gene encoding tRNA lysidine(34) synthetase TilS — MSAPMLPPQKQKQAADTDAVERLGRDLSALLGPDWQRLDYGVAVSGGPDSMALLWLMASLLPGQVWAATVDHALRKGSDEEARMVSGFCAREHIPHATLVPQVPIKGSLQAAARAERYRLLEEWRQANALDHIVTAHHADDQLETIVMRLNRSSGVGGLAAIRARNGVVLRPLLHWRRAQLVELALENDLPFVDDPSNCDNRFDRARLRHALRSQTALDPEAAARSADWLAEADDAIDWAVERLIASWPDASDIAVIRDERYPPEIFRRIVTQRLRANDPGLALRGASLDGVIAAMKDGRRAMVGALLIDAVRGLEGTIWRVSPAPRRRPSGGGQSRGNET, encoded by the coding sequence ATGTCCGCACCGATGCTGCCGCCGCAAAAACAAAAGCAGGCTGCTGACACCGACGCCGTCGAACGGCTCGGGCGCGACCTTTCCGCGCTGCTCGGCCCCGACTGGCAAAGGCTCGATTATGGCGTCGCCGTTTCGGGCGGCCCCGACAGCATGGCCTTGCTATGGCTGATGGCATCGCTGCTGCCCGGACAGGTCTGGGCGGCAACAGTCGATCATGCGCTGCGCAAGGGCTCCGACGAGGAAGCGCGCATGGTATCGGGCTTCTGCGCGCGCGAGCATATTCCGCACGCGACGCTCGTGCCGCAGGTACCGATCAAGGGGTCTCTGCAGGCCGCGGCCCGCGCCGAACGCTACCGCCTGCTCGAAGAGTGGCGGCAGGCAAACGCGCTCGACCATATCGTGACCGCGCATCATGCCGACGACCAGCTCGAAACGATCGTCATGCGGCTGAACCGCAGCAGCGGGGTCGGCGGGCTCGCCGCGATCCGCGCGCGCAACGGCGTCGTGCTCCGTCCGCTCCTGCACTGGCGCCGCGCGCAGCTTGTCGAACTCGCGCTCGAAAACGACCTGCCCTTCGTCGACGATCCGTCGAATTGCGACAATCGCTTCGACCGCGCCCGGCTCCGCCATGCATTGCGCTCGCAGACCGCTCTCGATCCCGAAGCGGCGGCACGCTCGGCGGACTGGCTCGCCGAAGCCGACGACGCGATCGACTGGGCGGTCGAACGGCTGATCGCTTCCTGGCCCGACGCCTCGGACATCGCGGTGATCCGCGACGAGCGCTATCCGCCCGAAATTTTCCGCCGCATCGTCACCCAGCGGCTGCGTGCCAACGATCCCGGACTGGCGCTGCGCGGCGCATCGCTCGACGGCGTCATCGCGGCAATGAAAGACGGGCGTCGGGCAATGGTCGGCGCGCTGCTGATCGACGCGGTTCGCGGGCTCGAAGGTACGATTTGGAGAGTTTCGCCTGCGCCGCGTCGACGCCCTTCCGGAGGTGGACAATCGCGAGGGAACGAAACCTAG
- a CDS encoding recombinase family protein codes for MKRVAGLASRAAIYVRVSTARQVEPRLSIPDQKKQAEAFCVLKGYHVVEIFEERGASAVTDRRPQFRRMMEMASWTPAPFDLIIVHSYSRFFRDQFELEANIRALAKNGVKLVSITQMIGDDPLAEMMRHIIGLFDEYQSKETGKHVRRAQRENARQGFWNGSVPPVGYRAVVVEKRGLASKRRLEIDPLHADTIRLIYRLSLGREGTGPLGVARIAAYLNDRKVPASGGGYWGLAAVYRVLRRRLYTGELVYDARGQAGQAGAQDEIIRTAVPPIIDHETFDAVQALLDRRGGITLRVPGRRTQYLLKSLVYCGKCGARLYGAVGGSGYKSYVCSARARHGAAACSGLILSALRLDGFIKDFIQERLLQPAFLAKTLDDVLLRYQAMFERFDRQAGELRAAAEKDGIDIARHLGAIEDGRRSCEDLAARKQLPFLQASRDGHFRAAEHARQQRNLFPSRVMGIDDLARMALQMRSDLLDHTVPYRGFAKLAIDEIKVTEEKIAIIGSRSRLLAALTGDRDTLEKRLSVFRESGSGRRDRFRITMPHELKTSRRKVRGS; via the coding sequence GTGAAAAGAGTTGCTGGGCTCGCGTCTCGCGCCGCGATCTATGTTCGTGTTTCCACCGCCCGCCAAGTGGAGCCACGGCTGTCTATCCCTGATCAGAAGAAGCAGGCCGAGGCCTTTTGCGTCTTGAAGGGATATCATGTGGTCGAAATATTCGAAGAGCGCGGTGCGTCGGCTGTGACGGACCGCAGACCACAGTTTCGCCGAATGATGGAAATGGCGAGTTGGACTCCCGCACCGTTCGACCTCATCATCGTGCACAGCTACTCTCGTTTTTTCCGCGACCAGTTTGAGCTTGAAGCCAATATTCGTGCATTAGCGAAAAATGGCGTAAAACTCGTATCCATCACCCAGATGATAGGTGATGACCCGTTGGCGGAGATGATGCGGCATATCATCGGGCTTTTCGATGAATATCAGTCCAAGGAAACCGGAAAGCATGTGCGCAGGGCGCAACGAGAGAATGCGCGGCAAGGCTTTTGGAATGGGTCGGTGCCGCCTGTCGGCTATCGTGCCGTCGTTGTTGAGAAGCGAGGTCTGGCATCCAAGAGGCGGCTCGAGATTGACCCGCTTCATGCAGACACGATCAGGCTCATCTACCGTCTCTCCTTGGGCAGGGAAGGCACCGGCCCGCTAGGTGTCGCGCGCATCGCCGCTTATTTGAATGATCGGAAGGTTCCAGCCTCCGGCGGCGGATATTGGGGCCTTGCAGCGGTCTACCGCGTCTTGCGTCGGCGTCTTTATACTGGCGAGCTGGTGTATGATGCGCGCGGCCAGGCGGGGCAAGCGGGGGCGCAGGATGAGATTATCCGTACCGCCGTGCCGCCCATTATCGATCATGAAACATTTGACGCTGTCCAAGCGCTCCTGGATCGTCGCGGGGGTATTACGCTGCGGGTTCCGGGACGTCGCACACAGTATCTGCTAAAAAGTTTGGTCTACTGCGGAAAATGCGGGGCGAGGCTATACGGTGCCGTGGGCGGCAGCGGCTATAAATCCTATGTCTGCTCCGCTCGTGCGCGCCATGGGGCTGCGGCCTGCAGCGGCCTGATACTATCAGCGTTGCGTCTCGACGGATTTATCAAAGACTTCATCCAGGAACGGCTGCTGCAACCTGCGTTTCTGGCCAAAACTCTCGATGACGTGCTACTTCGATATCAAGCGATGTTTGAAAGGTTCGACCGGCAGGCTGGTGAATTGCGCGCCGCTGCCGAAAAGGATGGCATCGACATTGCGCGCCACCTCGGCGCGATCGAGGATGGGAGGCGAAGCTGTGAGGATCTTGCCGCCAGGAAACAGCTCCCTTTCTTACAAGCGTCCCGCGACGGACATTTTCGCGCCGCAGAGCATGCCCGACAACAGCGGAACCTCTTCCCGAGTAGGGTCATGGGCATCGATGATCTAGCGCGCATGGCACTTCAGATGCGCAGTGATTTGCTCGATCACACGGTCCCATATCGCGGCTTCGCCAAACTGGCGATCGACGAGATCAAGGTCACCGAAGAAAAGATAGCGATAATTGGATCAAGGTCGAGATTGCTCGCAGCGCTTACGGGAGACCGCGATACGCTCGAAAAGAGACTTAGCGTCTTTCGCGAGAGTGGCAGCGGTCGTCGTGACCGGTTTCGCATTACCATGCCGCACGAATTGAAGACATCCAGAAGGAAAGTTCGGGGGTCATAA